A portion of the Actomonas aquatica genome contains these proteins:
- a CDS encoding sulfatase family protein, protein MKPRLNILHLHSHDTGRYVQPYGHAVSTPRLQAFAEQGVLFRQAFCAAPTCSPSRAALLTGQSPHVCGMHGLSNPPWSYRLKDVGHLLPHTLKSAGYHAVLGGVQHVTPKEEIGTQGFDEILNHDDMGEDVADLHERAAAFVHRAAQAEERKPWFMTVGFDQTHRDNCQGEPESGGGFSKPDPYDVAALDSRYTLPPAIYPDRPEIRQDMASYREGVRRLDARMGHVIAAVDAAGVADETLIIVTTDHGIAWPGMKCNLTDHGLGVMLMMRGPEGFTGGRVVDAMVTHRDLYPTIMDLAGIAGPDWMEGRSLLPLVRGECERLHDEIYGEQGWHEVAEAARAVRTERFKYIRRLDPVGPKSANCDEGPTKKLVAAWGGFDRGLGDELFFDLYLDPQETCNRINDARYADEIHRLRGKLDDWMKRTNDPFLDGVAVPPPGPGKG, encoded by the coding sequence ATGAAACCCCGCTTGAACATACTTCATCTTCATTCCCACGACACGGGTCGTTATGTGCAGCCCTACGGGCATGCGGTGTCGACGCCGCGACTGCAGGCGTTTGCCGAGCAAGGGGTGCTCTTTCGCCAGGCGTTCTGCGCCGCGCCGACCTGTTCGCCGAGTCGGGCGGCGTTGCTGACGGGGCAGTCGCCGCATGTCTGCGGCATGCATGGGTTGTCGAATCCGCCGTGGTCTTATCGGCTCAAGGATGTCGGCCACCTGTTGCCGCATACGCTCAAGTCCGCGGGTTATCACGCTGTGCTCGGTGGGGTGCAGCATGTGACGCCCAAGGAAGAGATCGGCACGCAAGGTTTCGACGAAATCCTCAACCATGACGACATGGGCGAGGACGTGGCGGATCTGCATGAGCGGGCAGCAGCTTTTGTGCATCGGGCGGCGCAAGCCGAGGAGCGAAAGCCGTGGTTCATGACGGTGGGTTTCGACCAAACCCATCGCGATAATTGCCAAGGCGAACCGGAGTCCGGCGGCGGTTTTTCCAAACCCGATCCCTATGATGTGGCGGCGTTGGATTCGCGCTACACTCTGCCGCCGGCGATCTATCCGGATCGTCCCGAGATTCGTCAGGACATGGCAAGTTATCGGGAAGGTGTGCGTCGACTCGATGCGCGCATGGGTCACGTGATCGCGGCGGTGGATGCCGCTGGCGTGGCGGATGAAACTTTGATCATCGTGACGACCGATCACGGCATCGCCTGGCCCGGCATGAAGTGCAACCTGACCGACCACGGACTCGGCGTGATGCTTATGATGCGTGGACCGGAGGGATTCACGGGAGGGCGCGTGGTGGATGCCATGGTGACGCACCGAGATCTGTATCCGACGATCATGGACCTGGCAGGCATCGCTGGTCCGGATTGGATGGAAGGACGTTCGTTGTTGCCGCTGGTGCGCGGTGAATGTGAGCGCCTGCACGACGAGATTTACGGCGAACAAGGCTGGCACGAAGTCGCCGAAGCGGCGCGTGCGGTGCGCACGGAACGGTTTAAATACATTCGCCGCCTCGATCCGGTCGGACCGAAGTCGGCCAACTGTGATGAAGGACCGACCAAGAAGCTTGTTGCCGCATGGGGCGGGTTTGATCGCGGCCTGGGCGACGAGTTGTTTTTCGACCTCTACCTGGATCCGCAGGAAACCTGCAACCGGATCAACGATGCGCGCTATGCCGACGAGATTCATCGCCTGCGCGGCAAGCTCGATGACTGGATGAAGCGGACGAATGATCCCTTTCTCGACGGCGTCGCGGTGCCGCCGCCCGGGCCCGGGAAGGGGTGA
- a CDS encoding alpha/beta hydrolase, whose translation MKCRASPLLLLLTLCLAASFSTSALAAEPEFARTRVIGFSQVGQPRGGWFVAGDVFESIVDDDRWELLWNGGAGVDRWRDPDYVGWSRDLVSACPTDTPPDRVVLVISGPFGDDVDRWTEAINATLITINAKIPSARQIVLQPVVGGPDGAPCPAPGADGRTVRASRQHPHIVAAIQRVIAAPALPAVEVVAGYVPQLERCDHYADALGHLTAEGAESVAARIAHHYAEPTRSTASAAAPSPRARRNRPPLTLSEWVDPNTTPERLTYATFHSPVVGQDVSYTVYLPDEYESAPEHRYPVVYWLHGRGGRQDGARNFAVALEAAIAAGEAPPMIVVGVNGRRIGSWVDAANGQSPVQSMLVHDLIPHVDATYRTIRHRSARAIEGFSMGGAGAPKIGFKYPELFGVVGIMAGALHDYDSYATRGTALQDLYNGSRPYYAANSPWQLVVAHADLIRDRTHVRIAVGDADRLLDKNVAFHELLTELGIAHTFDVLPEVTHNPREIYDALGDKTWAFYRDAFAATQP comes from the coding sequence ATGAAGTGCCGCGCCAGCCCCCTCCTCCTGCTTCTCACCCTTTGTCTGGCCGCGTCGTTCTCTACCTCCGCGCTCGCCGCTGAGCCGGAATTCGCCCGCACCCGCGTGATCGGCTTCAGTCAGGTCGGCCAACCGCGCGGCGGTTGGTTTGTCGCCGGTGACGTGTTTGAATCCATCGTCGACGACGACCGCTGGGAACTCCTCTGGAACGGCGGAGCCGGCGTCGACCGCTGGCGTGATCCCGACTACGTGGGCTGGTCGCGCGACCTCGTTTCCGCCTGCCCGACCGACACGCCGCCCGATCGCGTCGTGCTCGTCATCAGCGGGCCCTTCGGCGACGACGTCGACCGTTGGACTGAGGCCATCAACGCCACCCTGATCACGATCAACGCCAAGATCCCGTCCGCCCGCCAGATCGTGCTCCAACCCGTGGTCGGCGGTCCCGATGGCGCCCCTTGCCCGGCCCCCGGAGCCGACGGCCGCACTGTGCGCGCCTCGCGCCAGCATCCTCACATCGTCGCCGCCATTCAACGCGTCATCGCCGCGCCCGCGCTGCCCGCGGTTGAAGTCGTGGCGGGTTACGTGCCCCAACTGGAGCGCTGCGACCACTATGCCGATGCTCTCGGCCACCTCACCGCCGAGGGCGCGGAATCCGTCGCCGCGCGCATCGCTCACCACTACGCTGAGCCAACCCGCTCGACGGCTTCGGCGGCGGCGCCCTCGCCGCGCGCGCGCCGCAACCGTCCGCCGCTGACCCTCAGCGAATGGGTCGATCCCAACACCACACCGGAGCGCCTGACCTACGCCACGTTTCACAGCCCGGTGGTGGGCCAGGACGTCAGCTATACGGTGTATCTGCCCGATGAATACGAGAGCGCGCCCGAACACCGCTACCCGGTGGTCTACTGGCTGCACGGCCGCGGCGGGCGCCAGGATGGTGCCCGCAACTTCGCCGTGGCCCTCGAAGCCGCGATCGCGGCCGGCGAGGCTCCGCCCATGATCGTCGTCGGCGTCAACGGCCGGCGCATCGGGAGTTGGGTCGATGCCGCCAACGGCCAGTCGCCCGTGCAATCCATGCTAGTGCACGACCTCATCCCGCACGTCGACGCCACCTATCGCACGATCCGTCATCGGTCCGCTCGCGCCATCGAAGGTTTCTCCATGGGGGGAGCCGGCGCGCCCAAAATCGGTTTTAAATACCCCGAGCTGTTTGGCGTCGTGGGTATCATGGCCGGCGCCCTGCACGACTACGACAGCTACGCCACCCGCGGCACCGCCCTGCAAGACCTCTACAACGGCAGCCGCCCCTACTACGCAGCCAACTCTCCGTGGCAGCTGGTAGTGGCCCACGCCGATCTCATTCGCGATCGCACCCACGTGCGCATCGCCGTCGGCGACGCGGATCGCCTCCTCGACAAAAACGTCGCCTTCCACGAACTCCTGACCGAGCTCGGCATAGCCCACACCTTCGACGTCCTGCCGGAGGTCACGCACAATCCGCGCGAGATCTACGACGCACTCGGCGACAAGACCTGGGCCTTCTACCGCGATGCCTTTGCTGCGACGCAGCCGTAA
- a CDS encoding alpha/beta fold hydrolase translates to MTLRLRLFTGFLLLATVLSAALPTGFQRDGDTWTLPWGDTTLQGILIEPSAPADGPRPAVLLSHGLGGSAANQRHRAQQFADAGYVAIAVDYAHAGPGQMRNPDNAASPENIRRAKACFDILAALPDVAPERRYAWGFSMGAILTCGLVAEHPDLVAAAAIMAGGIQENPERLYISAEQARHIRTPMLILHGEADTRVLPEWSALLAEVLAEVGTPYERYTYPGVNHPGILREADANDRILPWFARFPAAASASTSSTTTTSAASAPSSRPRAAAEPDTPMPGESRVITRDGVDYLTYESEAGFAELERLLAADATTPLTPGEYQMRYFRSAADGSVQPYGLWVPPGYDPAKPYDLLIQLHGIGPKTLADRRQTWTGQGVTAWIDTDDPTVVIHPFGRGNSFYQGIGETDVLEAIADTRRRVSIPDDRIFIMGHSMGGAGAWMVGLHYPDRFGSITPIDAAMGFDDELADPTALPAWMRPQLVMFSQENLFPNARNVLVYLKNAGAGIQTDSTFFMDGVVAAGGFATTEFFPGKGHYWARELSHAMFTAQATQVPTPTAPPEVKFMTNTLRYHRAYWVDIDQLSAPATVATITATHDNGIPPPLPPAARRRGIKPPAPTPPTLNVTTANIAALTLHLADAGITADAMPALAIDDSVIPAEQLSAIVHLTRDAAGAWSTVSAPAIPAGAKRPGLQGPVGDAFTRPFLAVYGDAPGDRALAIAELDAIRNPPTRLVIHGEFPLKPAAAVTAEDIATKDLILFGSVDSHPLLRRYAPQLPRELLTGDTVFIQPNPESPDHYVVVWQTAVLSRPDLGLRAGYIQPVNLLPDFIRVQDAGIVEAGHFTNQWTLPQP, encoded by the coding sequence ATGACCCTTCGCCTGCGTCTTTTCACCGGCTTCCTCCTCCTCGCCACCGTCCTCAGCGCCGCCTTGCCCACCGGCTTTCAACGCGACGGCGACACCTGGACCCTCCCCTGGGGTGACACCACCCTCCAAGGCATCCTCATCGAGCCGTCCGCCCCCGCCGACGGTCCCCGCCCCGCCGTGCTGCTCAGCCACGGTCTCGGTGGTTCCGCCGCAAATCAACGCCATCGCGCCCAACAGTTCGCCGACGCCGGCTACGTCGCCATCGCGGTCGACTACGCCCACGCCGGCCCGGGCCAGATGCGCAATCCCGACAACGCCGCCAGTCCCGAAAACATCCGCCGCGCCAAAGCCTGTTTCGATATTCTCGCCGCCCTGCCCGACGTCGCCCCCGAACGCCGCTACGCCTGGGGCTTCAGCATGGGTGCCATCCTCACCTGCGGGCTCGTCGCCGAACATCCCGACCTCGTCGCCGCCGCCGCCATCATGGCCGGAGGCATTCAGGAAAACCCGGAGCGCCTCTACATCTCCGCCGAGCAGGCCCGCCACATCCGCACGCCGATGCTCATCCTCCACGGCGAAGCCGATACCCGCGTGCTGCCGGAATGGTCCGCCCTCCTCGCCGAGGTGCTCGCCGAGGTCGGCACGCCCTACGAGCGCTACACCTATCCCGGCGTCAACCACCCCGGCATCCTCCGCGAGGCCGATGCCAACGACCGCATCCTGCCGTGGTTCGCCCGTTTCCCTGCCGCCGCTTCCGCTTCCACCAGCTCCACCACCACGACCTCCGCGGCATCTGCGCCCTCCTCCCGCCCGCGCGCCGCCGCGGAACCCGACACCCCCATGCCGGGCGAGTCCCGCGTCATCACGCGCGACGGCGTCGACTACCTGACCTACGAATCCGAGGCCGGCTTCGCCGAACTCGAACGCTTGCTCGCCGCCGACGCCACCACGCCGCTCACGCCGGGCGAATACCAGATGCGCTACTTCCGCTCGGCTGCCGATGGCTCCGTGCAACCCTACGGTCTGTGGGTGCCGCCCGGCTACGATCCGGCCAAACCCTACGATCTCCTCATCCAACTCCACGGCATCGGTCCCAAAACCCTCGCCGATCGCCGCCAGACTTGGACCGGTCAGGGCGTCACCGCGTGGATCGACACCGACGATCCCACCGTGGTCATTCACCCCTTCGGCCGCGGCAATTCCTTCTATCAGGGAATCGGCGAAACCGACGTGCTCGAAGCCATTGCCGACACCCGCCGCCGCGTTTCCATCCCCGATGATCGCATCTTCATCATGGGCCACTCCATGGGCGGCGCCGGCGCGTGGATGGTCGGCCTGCACTACCCCGATCGCTTCGGCAGCATCACCCCCATCGACGCCGCCATGGGCTTCGACGATGAACTCGCCGACCCGACCGCCCTGCCCGCGTGGATGCGCCCGCAGCTCGTGATGTTCAGTCAGGAAAACCTCTTCCCCAACGCCCGCAACGTCCTCGTTTATCTCAAGAACGCCGGCGCCGGCATCCAGACCGATTCCACCTTCTTCATGGACGGCGTCGTCGCCGCCGGCGGCTTCGCCACCACCGAGTTTTTCCCCGGCAAGGGTCACTACTGGGCCCGCGAATTGTCCCACGCCATGTTCACCGCCCAGGCCACGCAAGTGCCCACGCCCACCGCCCCGCCCGAGGTGAAGTTCATGACTAATACCCTGCGCTACCACCGCGCCTATTGGGTGGACATCGACCAACTCAGCGCCCCCGCCACCGTCGCCACGATCACCGCCACCCACGACAACGGCATTCCGCCTCCCCTGCCGCCCGCCGCGCGTCGCCGCGGTATCAAACCTCCGGCCCCCACGCCGCCCACGCTCAACGTCACCACCGCCAACATCGCCGCGCTCACCCTGCACCTCGCCGACGCCGGCATCACCGCCGACGCCATGCCGGCCCTCGCCATCGACGACTCCGTCATCCCCGCAGAGCAACTCAGCGCCATCGTCCATCTCACCCGCGACGCCGCCGGTGCCTGGTCCACTGTATCCGCTCCGGCCATACCGGCCGGCGCCAAACGCCCCGGCCTGCAGGGTCCCGTCGGCGACGCCTTCACCCGCCCTTTCCTCGCCGTCTACGGTGACGCCCCCGGCGACCGCGCACTCGCCATCGCCGAGCTCGACGCCATTCGCAATCCGCCCACCCGCCTCGTCATCCACGGCGAGTTCCCGCTCAAACCCGCCGCTGCCGTCACCGCCGAGGACATCGCCACCAAGGACCTCATCCTCTTCGGCTCGGTCGACAGTCACCCGCTGCTGCGCCGCTACGCCCCCCAACTGCCGCGCGAGCTGCTCACCGGCGACACCGTCTTCATCCAGCCCAATCCCGAGAGCCCCGACCACTACGTCGTCGTCTGGCAAACCGCCGTGCTCAGCCGTCCGGACCTCGGGCTGCGCGCCGGTTACATCCAGCCGGTGAACCTGCTGCCCGACTTCATTCGCGTGCAGGACGCCGGCATCGTCGAAGCCGGTCACTTCACCAACCAATGGACCCTGCCGCAGCCGTGA
- a CDS encoding alpha/beta hydrolase fold domain-containing protein — translation MKLPFRSRPAGLVGLIALAFTSMISLPAQDARPLPDGVIAHRDLPYVVDGHERQVLDLYLPESAEGPVPLFVWIHGGAWRAGNKDGVPPLRQGFVGQGYAVASLNYRLSQHATFPAQIEDCKAAIRWLRAHAADYGIDPDHVAVGGSSAGGHLAALVGTSGDVTAFDVGAHLDESSRVQAVVDYFGPTDFTQMDAHALPDSPIVHDDPASPESVLIGGAIQDPANYEKVQAANSITYVTSDDPPFLIIHGDADPVVAHHQSELLHAALGKLELPSHFVTVEGGGHGRGFPGDKLVPIVSAFLDLHLRGKTTAATEWPTAMTSSVPAGPIEPPPARANNNAAANNNNNNAGNRSGPPTWAQLTERSDRNHDGKISREEFPGPDRLFGRLDADGDGFLTEAEHNQATDRLRRRN, via the coding sequence ATGAAACTCCCCTTTCGCTCCCGCCCGGCCGGTCTTGTTGGCCTGATCGCCCTTGCTTTCACGTCCATGATTTCGCTCCCGGCTCAGGATGCCCGCCCTCTCCCCGACGGCGTGATCGCCCACCGCGACCTGCCCTACGTGGTCGACGGCCATGAACGTCAGGTGCTCGACCTCTACCTGCCCGAATCCGCCGAGGGTCCGGTGCCACTTTTTGTGTGGATTCACGGTGGCGCCTGGCGCGCCGGCAACAAGGACGGCGTCCCGCCCCTGCGCCAGGGTTTTGTCGGCCAAGGTTACGCCGTCGCCAGCCTCAATTACCGCCTCAGCCAACACGCCACCTTCCCCGCCCAGATCGAGGACTGCAAAGCCGCCATCCGCTGGCTGCGCGCCCACGCGGCCGACTACGGTATCGATCCCGACCACGTTGCGGTGGGTGGTTCCTCTGCCGGCGGACACCTCGCCGCGCTCGTCGGCACCAGCGGAGACGTGACCGCGTTCGACGTCGGCGCCCACCTCGACGAATCCTCCCGGGTGCAAGCTGTCGTTGATTATTTCGGTCCCACCGACTTCACCCAGATGGACGCCCACGCTCTGCCCGATTCGCCCATCGTGCACGACGATCCCGCGTCCCCCGAATCCGTCCTCATCGGCGGCGCCATTCAGGATCCGGCCAACTACGAAAAAGTGCAGGCCGCCAACTCGATTACCTACGTCACCTCCGACGATCCGCCCTTCCTCATCATTCACGGCGATGCCGACCCGGTCGTGGCTCACCACCAAAGCGAATTGCTCCACGCCGCGCTCGGTAAACTCGAGTTGCCCTCCCATTTCGTGACCGTCGAGGGCGGCGGTCACGGTCGCGGTTTCCCCGGCGACAAACTCGTGCCCATTGTCAGCGCCTTCCTTGATCTCCACCTCCGCGGCAAAACGACCGCCGCCACCGAATGGCCGACCGCCATGACCTCTTCCGTGCCCGCCGGCCCCATCGAGCCGCCCCCCGCCCGCGCCAACAACAACGCCGCCGCCAACAACAATAACAACAACGCTGGCAACCGCTCCGGACCGCCTACCTGGGCCCAGCTCACCGAGCGCTCCGACCGCAATCACGACGGTAAAATTTCCCGCGAGGAATTCCCCGGCCCCGATCGCCTCTTCGGCCGCCTCGACGCCGATGGCGATGGCTTCCTCACCGAAGCCGAACACAACCAGGCCACCGATCGCTTGCGCCGTCGCAACTAA
- a CDS encoding D-sedoheptulose-7-phosphate isomerase produces MSPATSASPLDALDHRPELAPIFPEIERAHAVLADCLRREGRIYICGNGGSAADSEHWAGELLKGFYSKRPVRSHEGRRLPADLRGIQGGLPAIPLTGFLSLRTAVANDIAAELEYAQLVWALGRPGDVLIAISTSGNAQNVALAAKAARLKDMTVLGLTGAHGGKLRRLADPCLRVPADRTHLIQELHLSIYHALCLSLEATFFPQD; encoded by the coding sequence ATGTCCCCCGCCACCTCCGCCTCTCCCCTCGACGCCCTCGATCACCGCCCGGAACTCGCCCCGATCTTTCCGGAGATCGAACGCGCCCACGCGGTGCTGGCTGACTGCCTGCGCCGCGAGGGCCGCATCTATATTTGTGGCAACGGGGGCAGCGCCGCCGACAGCGAGCATTGGGCCGGCGAACTCCTCAAGGGCTTCTACTCCAAACGCCCCGTGCGCAGCCACGAGGGCCGCCGTCTGCCCGCCGACCTCCGCGGCATTCAGGGCGGCCTGCCCGCCATTCCCCTCACCGGTTTCCTTTCGCTGCGCACCGCCGTGGCCAACGACATCGCCGCCGAACTCGAATACGCCCAACTCGTGTGGGCGCTCGGCCGCCCCGGCGACGTCCTCATTGCCATCAGCACCTCCGGCAACGCCCAAAATGTGGCTCTCGCCGCCAAAGCCGCCCGCCTGAAAGACATGACCGTGCTCGGACTCACCGGCGCCCACGGCGGCAAATTGCGTCGCCTCGCCGATCCCTGCCTGCGCGTCCCCGCCGATCGCACCCACCTCATCCAGGAGCTGCATCTCTCCATTTATCACGCCCTCTGCCTGTCGCTCGAGGCCACCTTCTTTCCCCAAGACTAA